A segment of the Deltaproteobacteria bacterium genome:
GCGCGGCGACCTGGCGCTCGAGCTCGGCGATCTGCGCCCGCTGCTCGGCGATCTGCGCCTGCTGCTCGGCGATCTGCGCGTCTCTCGCCGCGACCGCGGTTTCGAGCTGCGCGATGCGTTCGGCCGCGTCCAACGAACAACGTAGATCACCTTTTCGATCCCGCGTCGATCCTCATTTTTTTCGATCTCGCAACCGATCGAAACGATCGGACTTTTAGCCGCCCTGAACAGTTACTTTCTCGCAGCGCCGTCATCTACCCGCCCCAGCGGTACGACTCGACCGGGGGCTGTCGTCGTCGCCAAAGATGCGAAAGGCCAGGGCCTGGCCGCCGACCCCCGCCGCCACGAGCCGAAACCTCTCGGGGTGTGCGGAGATGTAGGCCAACTCTGGGGTGTCCAGAGGAGGCAGGACGACGACGAGATCGATTCCCCCTGCCGCGAGCCGACGGTACCAGGCTTCGAGGTCGAGATCCTCGAGCACGGCCGCCTTGTCCCGATAGTCTTTTATCGCCCCGCTCCGGGTCACCGGAACGTAGGACACGTCGTGCTGCAGCTTGTCTCCGAAAAGGGGGAACAGGTACCAGTTGTGCCCGATGCCGTCCCATCCCGCAGTCACGGCCACCTTCTGTCGCTCCTCTTCCGCGAGCATCTCCCACAACGGGTACGCCGTCATGGCCCAGGGGTGCAGCGGGTGCACGTCGAAGGTGCGCTCGCTGTAGGCTTCTCGCCAGGTGGGGAGCCGAGCGTACCGGCGGATCTCATGTAGCGCTCCGGCCGCCAACATGAGCGCCACAGCCAGGAGAACCCCACTCGCTGCGAGCCGCCCCCACAACGCCCAGCCAAGACGCGCGATGAGGACCACGAACAAGACCAGAGCCGCCACCAGCCCCGCTTGCGCCCAGCCGAGCGGCCCGAGGCCCACCGGGAACGCATACACCACCGACACGACGCTTTCCGCCGCCAGCAGGACGTCAATCACGGGCCGTCTCCATCCCGCCGCCAAGAGCGCCGCCGCCAAGAGCGCCGGCGCCAAGTAGCGCCCGGACACATCCCACCATTGCAACCGCAACGCGGCCACCCGAGGAGAGGAGAGCATGGCAACGTTCAGCCCGAGCACGACCAGGAGAAACAGGACGTGCCGAGTTCGCGACTCCCGAGCCAGCCGGACGCTGCCAAGAGCCGCCATGGCCGCCAACACCGCGGCGCCCGGCCCTAGATTTCGGTGAGGCCACCCGGACGCTGCCGATCCCGTGAGCATTCGCGCGATGAGTTCCCCTGGTGGAGGGAAGACCGCACCTGGAAAGAGCTTGGCGGACTGTAAGAGCTCGAACTCGTCGTTCCCCGGGAAGCCCAACAGCGACACGGACACGGGATAAAAGGGATTGCCCGTTTCCCACCAAGTCCTCGCGTAATGAGCAGCCCCCACAAGAGAAAGGGCAAGCGCCGGGAGCGCGACGCGAGCGAGCTCACGAACCGACTTGCCTCGTCCGACTATTCCGAAAGCGGCGAACGCGGCGAAGACGCCAAAGAAAACCACACCGGGGTGCTTGGCCGAAGCCAGCACCGACAGCGCCGCCGCCCCCAGCGCAAGATCCGACGCGGCCCGGGTTCGGAAGAAACGGAAGAGAAACAGCGCCCCGATGGCAAGCGTCGCTCCCACCAAGGGGTCGACGTACGCGCTCGTCACGAGAGAGAGCAACGACGGCGACGAGCCCACCGCCGTGGCGGTCAGGACGGCCCGCCGGATTGGGGCTCCCATCTCTCGTGCGGCCGCGTACACCCCGACCAGCAGCAACACGAAGATGGCAAACCCCATGCCCGGTACCAAAGCCGCGCTCCGGGTTGCGAGCATCGACCAGGCAAACAAGATCTCCCCCGACGGCGGAAAGTACTCGTAGTAGCTCCAGGCATCGGGAGCCGGGTGCCGCAGAAGTCCCCCATCCTGAATAAACCGCCCGGCATGCACCAGGTGGTACGTCAGAGCGTCCCACGCCAGGGGAGGGGCCGCCAGACCTCGGAACGTCATGGCCAAAGCCACCAGCACGACCAAGCCCAGGGGTATGAGGGCCCATCCTGCCTCACGGAAAACACTCGCCGTCCGGCGGCGGTCCCGCTGCAGACGCTCGCCTAGCCCCGACGGTGCGCTCCGCGCGGCCAAGAGGCAAAAGGCGCCCAGAAGGGGCAGCACGACCCAGGTCCGGAATATGCCCAGAGGAGCCAGCACCCAGAAAAGGGCGCACAGCCCCCACAGGCTCAGTGCGCCTGTGCCACACAATCGGGCGCTCGTGCCCTGCGGGACAAGCCTGTCCGCAAGAGCGTATGAGCCCCCCACGACGGCCAGGCCCAAGAGAACCGTCGTCAACATCCCCCCGGCGAACAGGACCGTCTCGATCAACAAGTCTCCTTCCTCCCAGACAGCGAGCGCGCTCCTCGAGTGTCCTCCAAGGAGAGGTTCTTCATCCACAAGCGCGCGCTCATTTCACCCGCTGCTAACCAGAAGTGCGCCTTCCTGATCGGCGACAATTACTCTTGCCGGTCCCGTTGCCTCACGCGAGGGTGTCACCCGGCTCGTCTCCGGAGAATCGTACCCATGCGGGCCCCGAGTGAGAGTCTATTCCGAAGGGGCTGGGACAGACTGTGGCGCACAGGATGGATCGCGTGTGGCTTGATGGTACTCAACCGCGCGAGGCGGTTGACGGCGCCCGGCTCGGGCGGTCGTCGCTTCCGTGAAACGCCACGTTGTTCTCCGGCGAAAAGAGCAGAGTTCTTGCTCTCATAGTTCGCCACTCCCTGACCCGGCGCTGAAGTGTCCGTAGCTGCTCGTCCGGGAACTGTCCTGGGTGCTCGACGCGGAGTCGCACGAGGATGTCCGTCGCGGCCATCTATGGCGCGGCCTCAAGCCACTCACGAACGACTGGCCAGACGTTCTCGAATGGGTCCTTTCGCGTCCTCCAGGTCCGCGGAAGCCGAGTCGTCTTTTGATGGGTTGGTCGGACCTCGCCCGCGCGCCAGGCGGTCCCCAAGGTCTGCAAGAACGCGCCGAGTTCGTCGTCGCCCCGAACAGCAAGGTAGGCGGTCTCGCCGGCAACGAGCGCCGCGATGTGTTGATGCGCACCGCGGATCTCGTCGAGGAGGCGAAGTGGATCGAGCTCACCGGCAATGTTGCTGCGTCGGCTGAGCCCAGATTCGGGTTGGTTTTGTCACGCAACAGCGAGCAGCCCAAGCCGATAGCCGGTACGTGCCCGTTTCGCGACAAGTCGGGCCGGGATCGACTCAACCGCCCCGGCTGGCGTCGCCGGTGCGCGCATGCCGGCCCGCGTTGCCGCTTCACCGATATACTCGGGATACGTGGCGTTTGGGGGGACCGCTCGGTACGAACTCGTCGGCAAGCTCGGCGAAGGAGGTATGGGCCGCGTCTACGAAGCGGTCGACACGCTGCGCGGCATGCGCGTGGCCGTCAAGACGCTGCGCGATATCGACGCGACCAGTTTGTACCGCTTCAAACGCGAGTTTCGCGCGCTCGCCGACATCAGCCACCCGAACATCGTCACGCACTACGAGCTGGCGTCGGACGGCGACGAGTGGTTCTTCACGATGGAACTCGTCGAGGGGTGCGACATCCTCCACTACGTGCGCCCCGACGACTACGATTCCGCGCGGGTGCGCGCCGCCCGCGAAGCAGCGCACGCTGCCGATGGCGCGACGCTGGCGACGAACGTCGCGCTCGGGACGACGCGAGCCGACGCGGTCGCCGGGAACATGCCCGTCCCCGTGGTGCCGACCGCGCGCCGCCCACGGGTCGCCTTCGGCGACGTCGCGGATGCGTCGCGGCTTCGCGATGCATTCGTGCAGCTGGCTGGCGCGCTCGACGCGCTGCACGCCGCCGGCATGGTCCACCGCGACCTCAAACCGTCGAACGTTCGCGTCACGCCCGCTGGCCGCGTCGTCCTCATGGATTTCGGCATCGTCGCCGAGTTGACCCACCGGGCACACGACGCGGCCGGCGGCGTCGCCGTCGGGACACCCGCATACATGGCGCCCGAACAGGCAGCTGGGGACCCACCCTCGCCTGCCGCCGACTGGTATGCGTTCGGCGTCGTGCTGTTCGCCGCGCTGACCGGCCGCCTTCCGTTTACCGGGCGCAAGGCTGCGATCCTGGCGGCCAAACAGATGCGCGACGCGCCCGATCCCCGCCGCTTCGTCACCGGTGCGCCGACAGAGTGGACCGCACTGTGCGCCGCGCTGTTGGCGCGTCGCCCGGAGGATCGCCCCACGGCGCGAGACGTCCTGCTCGCGTTCGGCGCACGTCGCGATCGCGCCCGTACCGCTGCAACGACCCACGGCGACACCGGGCTGTTCGTCGGTCGCGAGCGCGAGCTCGCCGAGCTACATGCATCGTACCAGGAATCGCGTGGCGGCCGTCCGGTAGCCGCGGCGCTGATCGGGCCGGCCGGCATCGGCAAGTCGACGCTCCTGCGGCGGTTCACGCACGAGATCGCCATGCGCGACGAGCGCGCGCTGGCCTTGTACGGCCGCTGCTACGAGCGAGAGAGTCTGCCGTTCAAAGCGTTCGATCCCGTGTTCGACCACCTGACCCAACAGCTGTGCGCCGGCCGCGCCGCGGTGTCATCTCTTCCCGCCGACATCGGCGTGGCGACGCGCTTGTTCCCGGTCTTGCGCCGAATCCCCGGCGTGGCGGGCCGCCCGAACGGAACCGACGCGAACCCGACGGAGCTGCGCGCGCGCGCGTTTGCGGCCGTGCGCGAGCTGTTCGGTGTGCTTGCGGCCGCGCAGCCGGTGCTTGTGTGCATCGACGACCTGCAATGGGCCGACGACGACAGCGCGGAACTACTCGACGAAGTCGTGCGGCCGCCGGGGGCTCCCGGCGTGCTGCTGGTCGCGGCGATGCGGTCGGAGGACGTGGACCGCGACGGCGCGATCGCCGGACGCATGCTCGACGTGCTCGCGAGCCGCGCGACGCTGCACCGAATCGATGTAGGGCCACTCGACGCACGCGAGCGGCGCGAGCTGTGCGAGCGTTTGCTCGGGCCCGACGCCGCGGGGCTGGCGGGAGAACTGTCACGAGGCAGTGACGGAAATCCCCTCCTGCTGGCCGAGATCGTTCGCTTCGCCCGCGACGATCCGCACGCCGCCGCAACGGCCCCGACGATCGAGCAGGTACTCGCCGCGCGCATGGCACGGCTGGCCGACGGCGCGCGATCGCTCGTGGAGGCGATCGCGGTAGCTGGCGAACCTACCGCGCTGTCGACACTGGCCGCCGCGGTGGACCTGACGCCAGAGCAATGTGAGCGAGCCGTCGGTCAGCTTCGCGTCGAACACCTCGCCCGCGTGGCGGAACACGGGCGCGACCCGTATCTCACGGCCTATCACGACATGGTGCGCGAGACGATCGTCGCCCACCTGTCGCCCGAAAGGCAACGCGACCTTCACCGGCGCCTCGCGATCGCACTCGAACGAACGGACGGAGCCCCGGTCGATGCGCTCGCCCGCCACTGGCTCGCTGCCGGCGACCGCGACCACGCTCGCGCGTACCTCGTGCGCGCCGCCCGCGGCGCTGCCGACAAGCTCGCATTCAGCCGCGCCGCGGACCTGTATCGCGCAGCTCTCCACCTGTATCCCGCGAACGGCCGAGAGTACGTCGACGTGCTCGTCGCCATGGCCGACGCCCTCGAACTCGCGGGCCGCTACGACGAGGCCGCCGCCGCGTTCGCGCGCGCGACCGAGGCCAGCGCAGCTGACGCGGCGGCCGACTACACGCGACGCGCGGCGGACAACCTGCTGCGGTGCGGTCGCGTCGCCGACGGCCTCGCGGCCCTCGAGAGGGTCGCGGCGGACCTCGGCGTCACGATCGCCCGCACTCGGCGCCGCGCCCTCACCGCGCTGTTGTGGCGGCGCGCACGCATCGCAGCCCGCGGCTATCGCTACACGCGACGCAACCCCGCCGACATCGCCGCGCGCGACCTGGGGCGACTCGACACTCTGTATGCGGTGTCGACGTCACTGGGCATGATCGACCACATTCGCGGCGCCGCAATTCAGGCGCAGCACCTGTCGACGGCGCTGCGGTACGGCGAAGCGAGCCGCGTGTGCCGAGCGTTCGCGATCGAGGCGGTATTCCGCGCGTCGTTCGGCGGGCGGCACGCCGCACGGGCCGAGCGACTCGCCACCCGCGTCGAGCTGCTCGCCGGAGAGTTGCACGATCCCTATCTGGCGGGCCTCGGACACATGGCGCGCGGCGCGATCGCGATGTTCGGCGCCCGGCCGCAACGCGCCGCGCTGGCATTCCGCGAAGCCGAAGCGCTCTTTGCGAACCAGTGCAGCGGCGCCGAGTGGGAACGCATCACGGCCGCGTATTTTTCCGCCGTACACACCATCCTCACCGGCGACATCGAGACGGGTACGCGCCGTGCCGCCGCGTTCGTCGACGCCGCAAAGCACCGGCGCAACCGCTACGCCCGCGCGCTGTTCGCGACCTATCCGGGAACATGGGCGCATCTGGCCGCCGACCGACCGGAGGCAGCGCACGCCGACCTCGACGCGGCGATCGACGGTTGGCCCGCCGACACCTATCTGCTGATTCACCACATCGCGACGACCGCGCGAATCCACGCGCTGCTGTACGCGGGCGACGCGTCCGCCGCACGGCAGCGGCTGCACGCCACCGAGCGCGCTTTCCGCGGCGCCATGCTCGCGCGGTTGCCGCTGTTGGCGGCCGAGCGGGGCGTACTGTGGGTTCAGGCGGGCTTCGGCGTGGGCGACCGCGCGGCCGTGCACCGGGGCGTGCGTGCGGTGAAACGGTTCGGGCACACGGTCGGCGAGGGACTTGTCCGCGCATGGCGGGGAATCGCGGCGGCCCGCGACGGCCGCGTCGACGAGGCCCGGCGCGCGCTACGCGCCGGCATCGACCGTTGCGACGAGGCGGGTTACGGCATCTATGCGCTTGCGCTGCGGTATCGACTCGCCGAACTCATCGGCGGGACCGAGGGCGCGCGCCAGCGCGATGCCGTGCGCGACCGGCTCGCGCGACAGGGATGCGCGGCGCCGGATCGCATCGTGGCGATTTTCGGCCCGGCGGTGAGGGTCCCGTGAACCTCCTGCTGCTCGATGCCGACGAGGTGGTCGACGGGCGTGCCGTCGTCGGCGGACGTCGAGCGCGTCACCTGCGCGACGTGCTGCGGGTCGCGCCCGGCGATCGGCTGCGCGCCGGCATCGCGCGCGGGCCGCTGGCGACCACCGTCGTGACCGCCGTCTCCGGAGATACCGTCGCGTTGGCCGTCGATGCGATCGGCGCGCCTCCCGAGCCGCCGCCGGTCGATCTCGTGCTCGCCGTGCCGCGCCCCAAGTCCCTGTCGCGCGCGCTCGAGGCCGCCGCGTCCTTCGGTGTCCGGAGAATCGATCTCGTCAACGCGTGGCGCGTCGACAAGAGCTATCTGCAGTCGCCGCGGCTCGCGCCCGATGCGCTCGCACGGAGCGTCCGCGCCGGGTGCGAACAGGGTGGAACGACCTGGGTGCCCGACGTCGTCGTGCACTCGAGGCTGATGGCGCTGCTCGACGGCCCGCTCGCCGACGCCGATCCCGACCCGCGCCGCCGCGTCTTGCTCCACCCGCGCGCCGACCGTTGGATGGAAGACATCGTGCGCGGGCACAGCCGCGTGGTGTGCGCGATCGGGCCCGACGGGGGATGGACCGATCGAGAAGTGCGGACGTTCGAGGCGCGCGGGTTCTGCGCCGTCTCGCTCGGCCCCGCGGTGCTGCGCGTCGACGTCGCGGTCGCGGCGACCTTCGCGCAGCTCGACCTGTTGCACCGGCAACGCGCCGGCTAGCGTGCGGGCCGAGCACCGCGCGGCCGCGCCATCCGACAGCGCCCGCGCCACTTCACGTGCCTCGTGTGCCGGCGCGCCGCGGCCCGCTTCGTTCCATCCCGGCGGAGCGGGCCCGGCCGCGGCGGCCGCGCGCTACAGTCGCCCCGTGGCCGTCGACTCGTTCCGATTCATGGACCCGATCTCTGCCCGCGTCATGCGCGCGTGGATGAAGCGCGAACGCCCCGGGCCGATCCCGTGGACGCGCCCGGCGAAACCGCTGTCCGCATGCCGGGTGGCGGCGATCTCCAGCGCCGCGATCGTGGCATCCGGCGACGCGCCGTTCGATCTCGAGCGCGAGCGCGCCGACCCGTGGTGGGGCGACCCGAGCTATCGCCGCATCCCGGCGACGGCGACCGAAGCCGGCGTCGACGTCCAACACCTTCACATCGATCCGCAGTATGCGCTTGCGGACCTTGACTGCGTGCTGCCCCTGCGACGGCTGCGCGAACTCGCGGACGACGGCACAATCGGTGACGTTGCGCCCACGCACTATTCGTTCCAGGGCTACCAACTCGACACGACGCCGTTTCTCGCCGACACCGTGCCGCGCATGATCGACGACCTGCGCGCGGAATCGGTTGACATCGCGCTACTGGTGCCGGTGTGACCGTTTTGTTGCCGGTCCGTGGGACTGGCCGCGCGTGCCATCGAGGATGCCGGCGTCGCAACCGTCGTATTGTCGTGGTGTCCCGCCGTCACCGCATCCGTCGGCGCACCGCGGGTTGTGGGGATCGAGATGCCGGGCGCGCACCCGCTCGGCCCGCCGGGAGACGCGGCCACGCAGCGGTCCGCCGTCGCCGGCGCTCTCGATCTCGTCATCACGGCGGAGCATCCCGGTACCGTCGTCGACCTGCCGATCGCGTTGCCGCCGGTGCCCGGCGAGCGACGTCGCGCACACCCGCCTCAGCCCTCCCCGATCGCCTCCCTCATCCGCCGCAAACCGTGGCTCCTCGCCCGCCTCATGTCCGGCCGCATCCCGCAATCGCGTTGACGGCCCGTAGCTTTCGACATGCCGGCACGGTCCCGCGCGCCAGGTGATCGGCGACAATTACTCTCGCCGGTCCCGGTGCGGGCTCCCGAGCACTCCGCCACGCGGGCCCTCGAAAATGGGATCAAGTAGGACTAGGGCGCCGAGGGCGCCACCACAGGTGCGAGTCCGCCGGTAAGACGGAGAGGCCCCGAAGAAACGGGGGCAAGGCGCTCGGGAGTAAACCCGAGCTCGGCGTCGAGGGTCAGGGATCCTTGGGTGGCAGCCGTCCGCGCGACGGAGAGCTCGCCCACGAGGTGCAGGCCCTGTTCGCTCGGCAGGACGCAGCGGGATCCAATGCAGGTTCCTCCGTCGCCACATTCGGCGTTTTCCACAACTTCGCATCGATTGACGATGTGGCCTCCTTCGTCGGAGGAGACACACTGCTCCACGGGACAGACCTGATCCGGAACCCCGCAGTGGAAGGGCTCGTAGAGGCACTCTCCCTGGGAGGTACAGCCCGCTGCCACTTCGCAGGGGCGCGGCGGACAAGACGCCGTGAGCCTCTCCGCCGTGCAGGATGGGGTGGAAGGGGCGTCCGTGCCAGCGTCAGTCGCACCTGCGCCTCCGCCTCCGCATGCGCTGCCGAGCGAGAGGACGCTCAACAGGCAGAAGACGAAGAAGCGGATCGGTTGCCATCTCACGGTCGGACTCCCGCTACGTAATCGAAACGGATCAGGATGTCGGTGACTTTCTGGAGGTCCAAGGCGTTGGGCGAACTGCTGCA
Coding sequences within it:
- a CDS encoding 16S rRNA (uracil(1498)-N(3))-methyltransferase — its product is MGASGRRPTGGSARRPRRGDRRLARRHLSADSPHRDDRANPRAAVRGRRVRRTAAAARHRARFPRRHARAVAAVGGRAGRTVGSGGLRRGRPRGRAPGRACGETVRAHGRRGTCPRMAGNRGGPRRPRRRGPARATRRHRPLRRGGLRHLCACAAVSTRRTHRRDRGRAPARCRARPARATGMRGAGSHRGDFRPGGEGPVNLLLLDADEVVDGRAVVGGRRARHLRDVLRVAPGDRLRAGIARGPLATTVVTAVSGDTVALAVDAIGAPPEPPPVDLVLAVPRPKSLSRALEAAASFGVRRIDLVNAWRVDKSYLQSPRLAPDALARSVRAGCEQGGTTWVPDVVVHSRLMALLDGPLADADPDPRRRVLLHPRADRWMEDIVRGHSRVVCAIGPDGGWTDREVRTFEARGFCAVSLGPAVLRVDVAVAATFAQLDLLHRQRAG
- a CDS encoding Uma2 family endonuclease, with product MDAAERIAQLETAVAARDAQIAEQQAQIAEQRAQIAELERQVAA